From Clostridia bacterium, one genomic window encodes:
- the csx19 gene encoding CRISPR-associated protein Csx19, whose amino-acid sequence MSEWKREIHSCAPTVVSVDLAPLVSDPAAWAESTMRSLQLKWLLAHSGNGVTWGKLGENGLATSDRCASAISPALCGESLHDIRLFGNLGEVFAWRTGSGAFRCRAILDEAMDACVRGTSGVRPLLTEYFDEDQILWGTRILYARSGFTRVRDGSQGLEHAVPLELDNMCGIWDGKTRPLRLKVRHYLSEDDMGAMRVSASRLVDLFVEART is encoded by the coding sequence ATGAGCGAGTGGAAGCGAGAGATACATAGCTGCGCGCCCACGGTTGTCTCCGTAGACCTTGCACCGCTCGTATCGGATCCGGCGGCATGGGCAGAAAGCACCATGAGAAGCTTGCAGCTTAAGTGGCTTCTGGCACACTCGGGCAACGGCGTAACCTGGGGGAAGCTAGGCGAGAACGGGCTTGCCACATCTGATCGATGTGCTTCCGCCATCTCTCCAGCGCTTTGCGGCGAGAGCTTGCACGATATTCGTCTGTTTGGAAACCTCGGTGAGGTGTTTGCCTGGCGAACTGGGTCTGGAGCATTTCGATGCAGAGCTATCCTGGATGAGGCGATGGACGCATGTGTTCGCGGAACATCAGGTGTTAGGCCATTGCTAACTGAGTATTTCGACGAAGATCAGATCCTGTGGGGAACTCGCATCCTGTACGCCCGCAGTGGGTTCACCCGAGTCCGGGACGGGTCGCAAGGCCTTGAGCACGCTGTGCCTCTTGAGTTGGACAACATGTGCGGAATCTGGGACGGGAAGACTAGACCACTGCGCCTTAAGGTACGTCACTATCTTTCGGAGGACGACATGGGTGCGATGCGCGTATCGGCCAGCCGTCTCGTAGATCTCTTCGTGGAGGCGAGAACATGA
- a CDS encoding O-acetyl-ADP-ribose deacetylase → MSTSSGKGPIGPQPQPPCSCDRVSVVRGDITEQHVDAIVNAANTTLFGEGGVDGAIHRAAGPELLAECRAIGGCNTGDAVITRGYRLPAKYVIHTVGPIWQGGSAGKADLLAACYRNSLILAAKHGVRTLAFPSISTGAYHYPLEQASQIAMRTVTRHLEVDPSIDEVIFVCFNERTRDAYQRALDAELPIR, encoded by the coding sequence ATGAGCACGAGCTCTGGAAAGGGCCCCATCGGGCCGCAGCCGCAACCGCCGTGTAGTTGCGACCGAGTGTCCGTTGTCCGCGGAGATATCACAGAGCAGCACGTCGACGCCATAGTCAACGCCGCCAACACCACACTGTTCGGCGAAGGCGGTGTGGACGGCGCAATACATCGAGCGGCCGGCCCTGAGCTACTCGCCGAGTGCAGGGCGATTGGAGGCTGCAACACCGGCGATGCCGTCATCACCAGAGGATACCGGCTGCCCGCGAAGTATGTCATACATACAGTGGGCCCGATCTGGCAGGGCGGCAGCGCGGGCAAAGCGGACCTTTTGGCCGCCTGCTACAGGAACTCGCTGATACTCGCAGCAAAACACGGTGTTCGCACTTTGGCATTTCCGTCGATCAGCACCGGAGCGTATCACTATCCCCTGGAGCAGGCCTCGCAAATCGCCATGAGAACCGTGACGCGGCACCTTGAGGTCGATCCGTCCATAGATGAAGTGATATTCGTGTGCTTCAACGAGCGCACTCGCGATGCGTATCAGCGCGCGCTGGACGCGGAACTCCCCATACGCTGA
- a CDS encoding TIGR03986 family CRISPR-associated RAMP protein gives MKLPKQVRFGSDRSPDKAWAPYNFVPLPEKVIPRAGELPGHDAYDPDLLSGYFDVELETKSPTFVRAPISREDFDRISSAIGYSEDMKKHFGNRVANRPEFFHTGDPNRPVIPGSSLRGMLRSVVEIITYSKVCWVSDSKLVYRAVADRSALGNWYREQMMGRNRARNRDGMEFDYPSPNLRGGYLEIVNGKRFIRPAVKREGESFIHVERRHTKQIVKDGTKTGCYTAFVIPQKRAVSERRPRRGNRFALNLALAPEVNVRDVPGVPGACEASLVVTGSVGNRKHMDCAIWEPDKSAQLIPIPGEMWQAFIEDQSMTRGIEGRKIGLDGKASMASPHNAVFYLVNPRTNPAELVFFGPTMMFRLPYGHSPLSLIPKEIRDPEFVDYTEAIFGFTPEPASGSSDSSCKNPARMARSGRVSVTDAVLADGQSSDGIWITGSDGKPLVPQILSSPKPTSFQNYLVQTSSGKDDLHHYDSREGCTTIRGSKRYWHAGDPDCRALETADIGNGPNKASTQNTQMRPVKAGVRFAFRVYFDNLTDVELGALCWALAPGHASGADGAIMYCHSLGMGKPLGMGAVRLDATLHLIDRQARYQSAFESSVPRSDCAESRSINWETGEVKPGESLSDCSVLSEFTASFERLVISKLHLEAEAKRLSDVKRIACLLKLMEWPGPAIGPGFSVPAGIARADSAKRSGSRYMTPQDMRNRPVLPSLEPEIFGELTGGCEPEG, from the coding sequence ATGAAACTGCCCAAACAGGTGAGGTTTGGTTCAGATCGGTCGCCTGATAAGGCCTGGGCGCCCTACAACTTCGTTCCCCTTCCCGAGAAGGTGATCCCCAGAGCCGGGGAGCTTCCAGGCCATGATGCGTACGACCCCGACCTTCTGAGCGGCTACTTCGACGTGGAACTGGAGACGAAATCGCCTACCTTTGTGCGGGCGCCCATCAGTCGCGAGGACTTCGATAGGATAAGCTCTGCTATAGGATACAGCGAGGATATGAAGAAGCATTTCGGTAACCGTGTCGCCAATCGACCGGAGTTCTTTCACACCGGCGATCCGAATCGCCCAGTGATCCCCGGAAGTAGCTTGAGAGGGATGCTACGCTCAGTGGTTGAGATCATAACATACAGCAAGGTGTGCTGGGTGAGCGACAGCAAGCTAGTATACCGCGCTGTGGCGGACCGGAGCGCGCTAGGAAATTGGTATCGCGAACAGATGATGGGAAGGAATCGCGCCAGGAATCGCGACGGAATGGAGTTCGATTACCCATCTCCAAACCTGAGGGGCGGCTATCTGGAGATTGTGAATGGAAAGCGTTTCATACGTCCAGCCGTCAAGCGCGAGGGCGAGTCGTTCATTCACGTTGAGCGGAGACATACAAAGCAGATTGTCAAAGATGGAACCAAGACCGGATGCTACACCGCGTTCGTCATCCCTCAGAAGAGAGCCGTTTCAGAGCGGCGCCCCCGCCGAGGAAACCGATTCGCTCTCAACCTTGCTCTTGCCCCGGAAGTCAATGTTCGCGATGTTCCCGGAGTACCGGGCGCATGCGAGGCATCACTCGTAGTTACTGGATCGGTTGGTAACCGCAAGCATATGGACTGTGCGATATGGGAGCCAGATAAGTCAGCCCAGCTGATACCGATACCTGGTGAGATGTGGCAGGCGTTCATCGAGGATCAGAGTATGACGCGAGGGATCGAGGGACGCAAGATAGGCCTTGATGGCAAGGCCAGTATGGCTTCGCCTCACAACGCGGTTTTCTACCTCGTCAATCCCAGGACTAACCCTGCCGAACTTGTGTTCTTCGGACCTACGATGATGTTTCGTCTGCCATACGGGCATAGTCCGCTCAGCCTGATCCCGAAAGAGATCAGGGATCCAGAATTCGTCGACTATACTGAAGCGATATTCGGCTTCACTCCGGAGCCCGCATCCGGCAGCAGCGATTCCTCCTGCAAGAATCCTGCACGCATGGCGCGTTCAGGGAGAGTATCGGTGACTGATGCAGTGCTTGCCGACGGTCAGTCTAGTGATGGCATATGGATCACTGGCAGTGACGGAAAGCCTCTTGTTCCCCAGATACTTAGCTCGCCCAAACCGACGAGCTTCCAGAATTACCTGGTTCAGACGAGCTCGGGAAAGGACGACCTGCATCACTATGATTCCCGGGAAGGCTGTACTACCATCAGAGGCTCCAAACGTTATTGGCACGCGGGCGATCCAGATTGCCGAGCGCTTGAGACCGCTGACATTGGGAATGGGCCCAATAAGGCGAGTACGCAGAATACTCAGATGAGGCCTGTGAAAGCCGGAGTAAGATTCGCATTCCGCGTATACTTCGACAACCTAACAGACGTTGAGCTTGGTGCGCTTTGCTGGGCTCTTGCGCCAGGGCACGCGAGTGGAGCGGATGGAGCAATCATGTACTGCCACAGCCTCGGCATGGGCAAACCCTTGGGCATGGGAGCGGTGCGACTCGATGCCACCCTTCACCTTATCGACAGGCAGGCGCGATACCAGTCTGCTTTTGAGAGCTCGGTACCGCGAAGCGATTGCGCGGAATCCCGCAGCATCAACTGGGAAACGGGGGAAGTGAAGCCAGGTGAATCTCTATCGGACTGCTCGGTGCTCTCAGAGTTCACTGCGTCCTTCGAGAGACTGGTAATCAGCAAACTTCACCTTGAGGCCGAGGCGAAACGACTGAGCGATGTGAAACGAATAGCGTGCCTTCTGAAGCTCATGGAGTGGCCTGGTCCGGCCATTGGGCCCGGATTCTCAGTGCCAGCAGGCATCGCACGGGCAGATTCTGCCAAACGCTCTGGGAGCAGGTACATGACACCCCAAGACATGAGGAACCGTCCAGTGCTGCCTTCCCTTGAGCCTGAGATATTCGGAGAGCTCACAGGAGGTTGTGAGCCTGAGGGATAG
- a CDS encoding RAMP superfamily CRISPR-associated protein: MTTEYWAGARSRQVATRLIVEFTLTLDSPAHLGGVESEGLTDMPLLRDRSGGGPLLTGASISGALRSYLRERQLGFGQRETSESLSALLFGAVQNSEVGEGVQSPLIVEDSFGRTSGIEIRDGVRLEPRLRAAADRAKFDVELWRAGTEFPVRMELCISESCNSDPEADLRKALVSALWGLIDGSITLGARKRRGYGRIRTSGWRVRQYHLRQVDDLVQWLVHGAEPLGLEYAVEPCDLGKVIGAEAVPDRRRMLRIKAKFGLMGAMLIRSAGSTGDMEPDMVHIHSMGSDGILHPVVPGTSLAGALRARALRIASLQTDRDRAKQMIDGLFGSSRVTDAASEEPIASRVEVSESRIDGGVTNLVQGRVSIDRFTGGPREGRLFNEQPVFGSENTVFETSITVKDPSPWERGLMILLLKDLWTGDLPIGGEVSVGRGRLAGREARLTFDNDTSTITETACGLNVTDPSGLLERSVRDFTAHCQEERP, encoded by the coding sequence ATGACAACCGAGTATTGGGCGGGCGCGCGTTCGCGACAGGTAGCGACCCGACTGATCGTCGAATTCACGCTTACCCTGGACTCGCCGGCTCATCTGGGCGGCGTAGAGAGTGAGGGGTTGACCGACATGCCCTTGCTCCGAGACCGATCCGGAGGAGGCCCGCTTCTGACAGGTGCAAGCATTTCGGGCGCCCTGAGATCATACCTCCGGGAGCGACAGCTGGGTTTTGGGCAGAGGGAGACCAGTGAATCGCTATCGGCGTTGCTGTTCGGAGCAGTCCAGAACTCCGAGGTCGGGGAGGGCGTCCAGAGTCCACTCATAGTGGAAGACTCATTTGGCAGGACGAGCGGAATAGAGATTCGGGATGGAGTCCGACTTGAACCCCGCCTGCGTGCTGCGGCTGATCGCGCCAAGTTCGACGTAGAGCTATGGCGGGCCGGCACCGAGTTCCCTGTCAGGATGGAATTGTGCATTAGTGAGTCTTGCAACTCTGATCCTGAGGCGGACCTGAGGAAGGCACTGGTCTCAGCCCTTTGGGGTCTCATTGATGGCTCGATCACGCTTGGAGCACGCAAACGGCGAGGCTACGGAAGGATCAGAACATCTGGGTGGCGTGTCAGGCAGTACCATCTGAGGCAAGTGGACGATCTGGTACAATGGCTCGTCCACGGCGCTGAGCCGCTGGGGTTGGAGTATGCGGTTGAGCCCTGCGATCTTGGGAAAGTCATCGGTGCCGAGGCGGTGCCCGATAGGCGCAGAATGCTGAGAATCAAGGCGAAGTTCGGTTTGATGGGGGCGATGTTGATTCGCTCCGCCGGGAGCACGGGCGATATGGAACCCGACATGGTGCACATCCACAGCATGGGCTCAGACGGAATCCTGCACCCTGTGGTTCCTGGAACCAGTCTGGCCGGCGCTCTCCGAGCGCGTGCACTGCGCATCGCCAGTCTGCAGACTGACCGTGACCGCGCCAAGCAGATGATAGACGGCCTTTTCGGATCCAGCAGAGTGACAGACGCCGCCTCGGAGGAACCCATTGCCAGCCGGGTAGAGGTTTCAGAATCTCGGATCGACGGAGGCGTCACTAATCTAGTTCAGGGCAGAGTCAGCATCGACAGGTTCACGGGAGGCCCCCGCGAAGGTCGGCTCTTCAACGAACAACCGGTCTTCGGCAGTGAGAACACCGTATTCGAGACTTCGATAACGGTCAAAGATCCGTCTCCGTGGGAACGCGGGCTCATGATACTGCTGCTTAAGGATCTGTGGACTGGCGACCTTCCCATTGGAGGCGAAGTAAGCGTCGGCAGGGGCAGGCTTGCGGGGAGAGAGGCTAGATTGACATTTGACAACGATACGTCAACGATAACGGAGACCGCTTGCGGGCTCAACGTAACCGACCCGAGCGGGTTGCTTGAGAGATCAGTGCGGGATTTCACAGCGCACTGTCAGGAGGAACGACCATGA